A section of the Sebastes fasciatus isolate fSebFas1 chromosome 5, fSebFas1.pri, whole genome shotgun sequence genome encodes:
- the pde4cb gene encoding 3',5'-cyclic-AMP phosphodiesterase 4D isoform X10, translating into MFVLPPILLCIRTEICFYQFKRMLNRELTQLSETSRSGNQVSEFIANTFLEKQHDVEIQSPTSKEKEKKKRPMSQISGVKKVTQSPSLAPACIPRFGVSTPHESLLAKEVEDIDRWGLDIFKIAEFSGNRPLTVVMYSIFQERDLMKTFKIPDETFITLLMTLEDHYRADVAYHNNIHAADVVQSIHVLLSTPALEAVFTDLEIMAVLFASAIHDVDHPGVTNQFLINTSSELALMYNDASVLENHHLAVGFKLLQEDNCDIFQNLSKKQRESLRKMVIDMVLATDMSKHMNFLADMKTMVETKKVTSLGVLLLDNYSDRIQVLQNMIHCADLSNPTKPLELYRQWTDRIMEEFFTQGDRERDKGMEISPMCDKHNASVEKTQVGFIDYVVHPLWETWADLVHPDAQDILDTLEDNREWYQSMIPRSPSPTSPEEHHVEVMPGGGTVGAGEAVPSGGGGGGGDKFQFELTLEEEEEDEEELESDLESPLEEESQSGGERHRDSSSPSLSPDPRSSSRYRPPSPHPSRTLNLAAMSVRSPHRMLASVGREGADRDRELSQEGDGVACLRMGT; encoded by the exons ATGTTCGTACTTCCACCCATTTTATTGTGCATACGTACTGAGATTTGTTTTTATCAG TTTAAGAGGATGCTGAACCGCGAGCTGACGCAGCTATCTGAGACAAGCCGCTCAGGGAATCAGGTGTCCGAGTTCATCGCCAACACCTTCCTAG AGAAACAACATGACGTGGAGATCCAGTCTCCAACTTctaaggagaaggagaagaagaagaggcccATGTCACAGATCAGTGGTGTGAAAAAGGTCACGCAGAGCCCCAGCTTAGCACCTGCCTGCATCCCCCGCTTTGGAGTCAGCACGCCACACGAGAGCCTGCTGGCCAAG GAGGTCGAGGACATTGATCGTTGGGGTCTGGATATATTCAAGATAGCAGAATTTTCCGGAAACCGCCCTCTGACGGTGGTCATGTACTCCATCTTCCAG GAGCGAGACCTCATGAAAACCTTTAAGATCCCAGATGAGACCTTCATCACCTTACTGATGACTTTGGAGGACCACTACCGCGCAGACGTAGCTTATCACAACAACATTCATGCAGCTGATGTGGTGCAGTCCATCCACGTCCTCCTGTCCACCCCCGCTCTAGAG GCGGTGTTCACAGACCTGGAGATCATGGCTGTTCTGTTTGCCAGCGCCATCCATGATGTCGACCACCCAGGAGTCACCAACCAGTTCTTAATAAACACCA GTTCAGAGCTAGCGCTGATGTACAACGATGCCTCAGTGCTGGAGAATCACCACCTCGCCGTGGGCTTCAAACTGCTGCAAGAAGACAACTGTGACATCTTCCAAAACCTCAGCAAGAAACAGAGAGAGTCCCTCCGGAAGATGGTCATCGACATG GTGCTTGCCACAGATATGTCCAAACACATGAACTTCTTGGCGGATATGAAGACAATGGTGGAGACCAAGAAGGTGACCAGTCTAGGAGTCCTGCTGCTGGACAACTACTCTGACCGCATCCAG GTTCTGCAGAACATGATCCACTGTGCCGACCTGAGCAACCCAACCAAACCACTGGAGCTCTACCGCCAGTGGACGGACCGCATCATGGAGGAGTTCTTCACCCAGGGAGACCGAGAGCGGGACAAAGGCATGGAGATCAGTCCCATGTGTGACAAACACAACGCCTCCGTAGAGAAGACCCAG GTGGGTTTTATCGACTATGTTGTCCACCCTCTGTGGGAGACATGGGCAGACCTGGTGCACCCTGACGCCCAGGACATCCTGGACACACTGGAGGACAACAGGGAGTGGTACCAGAGCATGATCCCCCGCAGCCCGTCGCCCACCAGCCCCGAGGAGCACCACGTGGAGGTGATGCCAGGAGGAGGAACTGTTGGAGCAGGAGAGGCTGTCCCttcgggaggaggaggaggaggaggggacaaGTTCCAGTTTGAACTCActctggaggaagaagaggaggatgaggaggagttgGAGTCTGACCTGGAGAGCCCACTAGAGGAGGAGTCCCAGTCGGGTGGGGAGCGGCACCGGgactcctcctccccctctttgTCCCCAGACccccgcagcagcagcaggtaccGTCCCCCCTCGCCTCACCCGTCTCGGACCCTGAATCTGGCTGCCATGTCGGTGCGGAGCCCCCACAGGATGCTGGCCTCCGTGGGACGGGAGGGCGCCGACAGGGACAGAGAACTGAGCCAGGAGGGCGACGGGGTGGCGTGCCTACGCATGGGCACGTAA
- the pde4cb gene encoding 3',5'-cyclic-AMP phosphodiesterase 4C isoform X1 — MSEALLENSGEAGSFPLSNTQPIKLKPQSTSGSPCGSPRMSPCNSPRNSPRHSPLLFRKLLMNRSIALQRRFTLAHTPSFDVENGLSVGRSPLDAQTSPGSGLVLQTNFPHSQRRESFLYRSDSDFDLSPKTMSRNSSTASDLEEGLKHWEVNWLPRHGEDMIVTPFAQVLASLRTVRTNFAVLTHLQDRVTNKRATSSNQPSTCKPCLTEEPYQKLAVETLEELDWCLDQLETLQTRHSVGEMASNKFKRMLNRELTQLSETSRSGNQVSEFIANTFLEKQHDVEIQSPTSKEKEKKKRPMSQISGVKKVTQSPSLAPACIPRFGVSTPHESLLAKEVEDIDRWGLDIFKIAEFSGNRPLTVVMYSIFQERDLMKTFKIPDETFITLLMTLEDHYRADVAYHNNIHAADVVQSIHVLLSTPALEAVFTDLEIMAVLFASAIHDVDHPGVTNQFLINTSSELALMYNDASVLENHHLAVGFKLLQEDNCDIFQNLSKKQRESLRKMVIDMVLATDMSKHMNFLADMKTMVETKKVTSLGVLLLDNYSDRIQVLQNMIHCADLSNPTKPLELYRQWTDRIMEEFFTQGDRERDKGMEISPMCDKHNASVEKTQVGFIDYVVHPLWETWADLVHPDAQDILDTLEDNREWYQSMIPRSPSPTSPEEHHVEVMPGGGTVGAGEAVPSGGGGGGGDKFQFELTLEEEEEDEEELESDLESPLEEESQSGGERHRDSSSPSLSPDPRSSSRYRPPSPHPSRTLNLAAMSVRSPHRMLASVGREGADRDRELSQEGDGVACLRMGT; from the exons tttTGATGTGGAGAATGGCCTGTCGGTGGGTCGCAGTCCGCTGGACGCCCAGACGAGCCCGGGTTCTGGTCTGGTACTTCAGACCAACTTCCCCCACAGTCAGCGCCGCGAGTCTTTCCTCTACCGCTCCGACTCCGACTTCGACCTGTCGCCCAAAACCATGTCCCGCAACTCGTCCACTGCCAGCGACCT GGAGGAGGGATTGAAGCATTGGGAAGTCAATTGGCTACCTCG GCACGGAGAAGACATGATAGTGACTCCATTTGCACAG GTTCTTGCCAGTCTACGAACAGTGAGAACTAACTTTGCTGTTCTAACACATCTGCAAGACCGTGTAACAAACAA GCGGGCGACTAGCAGCAACCAGCCGTCCACGTGTAAGCCATGTCTTACAG AGGAGCCCTACCAGAAGCTGGCGGTGGAGACACTGGAAGAGCTGGACTGGTGTCTGGACCAACTGGAGACGCTGCAGACGAGACACTCAGTCGGCGAGATGGCATCCAATAAG TTTAAGAGGATGCTGAACCGCGAGCTGACGCAGCTATCTGAGACAAGCCGCTCAGGGAATCAGGTGTCCGAGTTCATCGCCAACACCTTCCTAG AGAAACAACATGACGTGGAGATCCAGTCTCCAACTTctaaggagaaggagaagaagaagaggcccATGTCACAGATCAGTGGTGTGAAAAAGGTCACGCAGAGCCCCAGCTTAGCACCTGCCTGCATCCCCCGCTTTGGAGTCAGCACGCCACACGAGAGCCTGCTGGCCAAG GAGGTCGAGGACATTGATCGTTGGGGTCTGGATATATTCAAGATAGCAGAATTTTCCGGAAACCGCCCTCTGACGGTGGTCATGTACTCCATCTTCCAG GAGCGAGACCTCATGAAAACCTTTAAGATCCCAGATGAGACCTTCATCACCTTACTGATGACTTTGGAGGACCACTACCGCGCAGACGTAGCTTATCACAACAACATTCATGCAGCTGATGTGGTGCAGTCCATCCACGTCCTCCTGTCCACCCCCGCTCTAGAG GCGGTGTTCACAGACCTGGAGATCATGGCTGTTCTGTTTGCCAGCGCCATCCATGATGTCGACCACCCAGGAGTCACCAACCAGTTCTTAATAAACACCA GTTCAGAGCTAGCGCTGATGTACAACGATGCCTCAGTGCTGGAGAATCACCACCTCGCCGTGGGCTTCAAACTGCTGCAAGAAGACAACTGTGACATCTTCCAAAACCTCAGCAAGAAACAGAGAGAGTCCCTCCGGAAGATGGTCATCGACATG GTGCTTGCCACAGATATGTCCAAACACATGAACTTCTTGGCGGATATGAAGACAATGGTGGAGACCAAGAAGGTGACCAGTCTAGGAGTCCTGCTGCTGGACAACTACTCTGACCGCATCCAG GTTCTGCAGAACATGATCCACTGTGCCGACCTGAGCAACCCAACCAAACCACTGGAGCTCTACCGCCAGTGGACGGACCGCATCATGGAGGAGTTCTTCACCCAGGGAGACCGAGAGCGGGACAAAGGCATGGAGATCAGTCCCATGTGTGACAAACACAACGCCTCCGTAGAGAAGACCCAG GTGGGTTTTATCGACTATGTTGTCCACCCTCTGTGGGAGACATGGGCAGACCTGGTGCACCCTGACGCCCAGGACATCCTGGACACACTGGAGGACAACAGGGAGTGGTACCAGAGCATGATCCCCCGCAGCCCGTCGCCCACCAGCCCCGAGGAGCACCACGTGGAGGTGATGCCAGGAGGAGGAACTGTTGGAGCAGGAGAGGCTGTCCCttcgggaggaggaggaggaggaggggacaaGTTCCAGTTTGAACTCActctggaggaagaagaggaggatgaggaggagttgGAGTCTGACCTGGAGAGCCCACTAGAGGAGGAGTCCCAGTCGGGTGGGGAGCGGCACCGGgactcctcctccccctctttgTCCCCAGACccccgcagcagcagcaggtaccGTCCCCCCTCGCCTCACCCGTCTCGGACCCTGAATCTGGCTGCCATGTCGGTGCGGAGCCCCCACAGGATGCTGGCCTCCGTGGGACGGGAGGGCGCCGACAGGGACAGAGAACTGAGCCAGGAGGGCGACGGGGTGGCGTGCCTACGCATGGGCACGTAA
- the pde4cb gene encoding 3',5'-cyclic-AMP phosphodiesterase 4C isoform X3 → MESNVTTLSREGAGLAKPPKHLWRQPRTHIRIKQRFNSDNERYLCRNRTLEKLRPGLRKPRMSWPSPLRRFDVENGLSVGRSPLDAQTSPGSGLVLQTNFPHSQRRESFLYRSDSDFDLSPKTMSRNSSTASDLEEGLKHWEVNWLPRHGEDMIVTPFAQVLASLRTVRTNFAVLTHLQDRVTNKRATSSNQPSTCKPCLTEEPYQKLAVETLEELDWCLDQLETLQTRHSVGEMASNKFKRMLNRELTQLSETSRSGNQVSEFIANTFLEKQHDVEIQSPTSKEKEKKKRPMSQISGVKKVTQSPSLAPACIPRFGVSTPHESLLAKEVEDIDRWGLDIFKIAEFSGNRPLTVVMYSIFQERDLMKTFKIPDETFITLLMTLEDHYRADVAYHNNIHAADVVQSIHVLLSTPALEAVFTDLEIMAVLFASAIHDVDHPGVTNQFLINTSSELALMYNDASVLENHHLAVGFKLLQEDNCDIFQNLSKKQRESLRKMVIDMVLATDMSKHMNFLADMKTMVETKKVTSLGVLLLDNYSDRIQVLQNMIHCADLSNPTKPLELYRQWTDRIMEEFFTQGDRERDKGMEISPMCDKHNASVEKTQVGFIDYVVHPLWETWADLVHPDAQDILDTLEDNREWYQSMIPRSPSPTSPEEHHVEVMPGGGTVGAGEAVPSGGGGGGGDKFQFELTLEEEEEDEEELESDLESPLEEESQSGGERHRDSSSPSLSPDPRSSSRYRPPSPHPSRTLNLAAMSVRSPHRMLASVGREGADRDRELSQEGDGVACLRMGT, encoded by the exons tttTGATGTGGAGAATGGCCTGTCGGTGGGTCGCAGTCCGCTGGACGCCCAGACGAGCCCGGGTTCTGGTCTGGTACTTCAGACCAACTTCCCCCACAGTCAGCGCCGCGAGTCTTTCCTCTACCGCTCCGACTCCGACTTCGACCTGTCGCCCAAAACCATGTCCCGCAACTCGTCCACTGCCAGCGACCT GGAGGAGGGATTGAAGCATTGGGAAGTCAATTGGCTACCTCG GCACGGAGAAGACATGATAGTGACTCCATTTGCACAG GTTCTTGCCAGTCTACGAACAGTGAGAACTAACTTTGCTGTTCTAACACATCTGCAAGACCGTGTAACAAACAA GCGGGCGACTAGCAGCAACCAGCCGTCCACGTGTAAGCCATGTCTTACAG AGGAGCCCTACCAGAAGCTGGCGGTGGAGACACTGGAAGAGCTGGACTGGTGTCTGGACCAACTGGAGACGCTGCAGACGAGACACTCAGTCGGCGAGATGGCATCCAATAAG TTTAAGAGGATGCTGAACCGCGAGCTGACGCAGCTATCTGAGACAAGCCGCTCAGGGAATCAGGTGTCCGAGTTCATCGCCAACACCTTCCTAG AGAAACAACATGACGTGGAGATCCAGTCTCCAACTTctaaggagaaggagaagaagaagaggcccATGTCACAGATCAGTGGTGTGAAAAAGGTCACGCAGAGCCCCAGCTTAGCACCTGCCTGCATCCCCCGCTTTGGAGTCAGCACGCCACACGAGAGCCTGCTGGCCAAG GAGGTCGAGGACATTGATCGTTGGGGTCTGGATATATTCAAGATAGCAGAATTTTCCGGAAACCGCCCTCTGACGGTGGTCATGTACTCCATCTTCCAG GAGCGAGACCTCATGAAAACCTTTAAGATCCCAGATGAGACCTTCATCACCTTACTGATGACTTTGGAGGACCACTACCGCGCAGACGTAGCTTATCACAACAACATTCATGCAGCTGATGTGGTGCAGTCCATCCACGTCCTCCTGTCCACCCCCGCTCTAGAG GCGGTGTTCACAGACCTGGAGATCATGGCTGTTCTGTTTGCCAGCGCCATCCATGATGTCGACCACCCAGGAGTCACCAACCAGTTCTTAATAAACACCA GTTCAGAGCTAGCGCTGATGTACAACGATGCCTCAGTGCTGGAGAATCACCACCTCGCCGTGGGCTTCAAACTGCTGCAAGAAGACAACTGTGACATCTTCCAAAACCTCAGCAAGAAACAGAGAGAGTCCCTCCGGAAGATGGTCATCGACATG GTGCTTGCCACAGATATGTCCAAACACATGAACTTCTTGGCGGATATGAAGACAATGGTGGAGACCAAGAAGGTGACCAGTCTAGGAGTCCTGCTGCTGGACAACTACTCTGACCGCATCCAG GTTCTGCAGAACATGATCCACTGTGCCGACCTGAGCAACCCAACCAAACCACTGGAGCTCTACCGCCAGTGGACGGACCGCATCATGGAGGAGTTCTTCACCCAGGGAGACCGAGAGCGGGACAAAGGCATGGAGATCAGTCCCATGTGTGACAAACACAACGCCTCCGTAGAGAAGACCCAG GTGGGTTTTATCGACTATGTTGTCCACCCTCTGTGGGAGACATGGGCAGACCTGGTGCACCCTGACGCCCAGGACATCCTGGACACACTGGAGGACAACAGGGAGTGGTACCAGAGCATGATCCCCCGCAGCCCGTCGCCCACCAGCCCCGAGGAGCACCACGTGGAGGTGATGCCAGGAGGAGGAACTGTTGGAGCAGGAGAGGCTGTCCCttcgggaggaggaggaggaggaggggacaaGTTCCAGTTTGAACTCActctggaggaagaagaggaggatgaggaggagttgGAGTCTGACCTGGAGAGCCCACTAGAGGAGGAGTCCCAGTCGGGTGGGGAGCGGCACCGGgactcctcctccccctctttgTCCCCAGACccccgcagcagcagcaggtaccGTCCCCCCTCGCCTCACCCGTCTCGGACCCTGAATCTGGCTGCCATGTCGGTGCGGAGCCCCCACAGGATGCTGGCCTCCGTGGGACGGGAGGGCGCCGACAGGGACAGAGAACTGAGCCAGGAGGGCGACGGGGTGGCGTGCCTACGCATGGGCACGTAA
- the pde4cb gene encoding 3',5'-cyclic-AMP phosphodiesterase 4C isoform X2 encodes MSWLEGRRESLPAVNQAVRRRFSGPLLLPPLWRRNSCQEPPNDNRRLSAAHGLPLDQLEMLYRRALASHDEHGFDVENGLSVGRSPLDAQTSPGSGLVLQTNFPHSQRRESFLYRSDSDFDLSPKTMSRNSSTASDLEEGLKHWEVNWLPRHGEDMIVTPFAQVLASLRTVRTNFAVLTHLQDRVTNKRATSSNQPSTCKPCLTEEPYQKLAVETLEELDWCLDQLETLQTRHSVGEMASNKFKRMLNRELTQLSETSRSGNQVSEFIANTFLEKQHDVEIQSPTSKEKEKKKRPMSQISGVKKVTQSPSLAPACIPRFGVSTPHESLLAKEVEDIDRWGLDIFKIAEFSGNRPLTVVMYSIFQERDLMKTFKIPDETFITLLMTLEDHYRADVAYHNNIHAADVVQSIHVLLSTPALEAVFTDLEIMAVLFASAIHDVDHPGVTNQFLINTSSELALMYNDASVLENHHLAVGFKLLQEDNCDIFQNLSKKQRESLRKMVIDMVLATDMSKHMNFLADMKTMVETKKVTSLGVLLLDNYSDRIQVLQNMIHCADLSNPTKPLELYRQWTDRIMEEFFTQGDRERDKGMEISPMCDKHNASVEKTQVGFIDYVVHPLWETWADLVHPDAQDILDTLEDNREWYQSMIPRSPSPTSPEEHHVEVMPGGGTVGAGEAVPSGGGGGGGDKFQFELTLEEEEEDEEELESDLESPLEEESQSGGERHRDSSSPSLSPDPRSSSRYRPPSPHPSRTLNLAAMSVRSPHRMLASVGREGADRDRELSQEGDGVACLRMGT; translated from the exons tttTGATGTGGAGAATGGCCTGTCGGTGGGTCGCAGTCCGCTGGACGCCCAGACGAGCCCGGGTTCTGGTCTGGTACTTCAGACCAACTTCCCCCACAGTCAGCGCCGCGAGTCTTTCCTCTACCGCTCCGACTCCGACTTCGACCTGTCGCCCAAAACCATGTCCCGCAACTCGTCCACTGCCAGCGACCT GGAGGAGGGATTGAAGCATTGGGAAGTCAATTGGCTACCTCG GCACGGAGAAGACATGATAGTGACTCCATTTGCACAG GTTCTTGCCAGTCTACGAACAGTGAGAACTAACTTTGCTGTTCTAACACATCTGCAAGACCGTGTAACAAACAA GCGGGCGACTAGCAGCAACCAGCCGTCCACGTGTAAGCCATGTCTTACAG AGGAGCCCTACCAGAAGCTGGCGGTGGAGACACTGGAAGAGCTGGACTGGTGTCTGGACCAACTGGAGACGCTGCAGACGAGACACTCAGTCGGCGAGATGGCATCCAATAAG TTTAAGAGGATGCTGAACCGCGAGCTGACGCAGCTATCTGAGACAAGCCGCTCAGGGAATCAGGTGTCCGAGTTCATCGCCAACACCTTCCTAG AGAAACAACATGACGTGGAGATCCAGTCTCCAACTTctaaggagaaggagaagaagaagaggcccATGTCACAGATCAGTGGTGTGAAAAAGGTCACGCAGAGCCCCAGCTTAGCACCTGCCTGCATCCCCCGCTTTGGAGTCAGCACGCCACACGAGAGCCTGCTGGCCAAG GAGGTCGAGGACATTGATCGTTGGGGTCTGGATATATTCAAGATAGCAGAATTTTCCGGAAACCGCCCTCTGACGGTGGTCATGTACTCCATCTTCCAG GAGCGAGACCTCATGAAAACCTTTAAGATCCCAGATGAGACCTTCATCACCTTACTGATGACTTTGGAGGACCACTACCGCGCAGACGTAGCTTATCACAACAACATTCATGCAGCTGATGTGGTGCAGTCCATCCACGTCCTCCTGTCCACCCCCGCTCTAGAG GCGGTGTTCACAGACCTGGAGATCATGGCTGTTCTGTTTGCCAGCGCCATCCATGATGTCGACCACCCAGGAGTCACCAACCAGTTCTTAATAAACACCA GTTCAGAGCTAGCGCTGATGTACAACGATGCCTCAGTGCTGGAGAATCACCACCTCGCCGTGGGCTTCAAACTGCTGCAAGAAGACAACTGTGACATCTTCCAAAACCTCAGCAAGAAACAGAGAGAGTCCCTCCGGAAGATGGTCATCGACATG GTGCTTGCCACAGATATGTCCAAACACATGAACTTCTTGGCGGATATGAAGACAATGGTGGAGACCAAGAAGGTGACCAGTCTAGGAGTCCTGCTGCTGGACAACTACTCTGACCGCATCCAG GTTCTGCAGAACATGATCCACTGTGCCGACCTGAGCAACCCAACCAAACCACTGGAGCTCTACCGCCAGTGGACGGACCGCATCATGGAGGAGTTCTTCACCCAGGGAGACCGAGAGCGGGACAAAGGCATGGAGATCAGTCCCATGTGTGACAAACACAACGCCTCCGTAGAGAAGACCCAG GTGGGTTTTATCGACTATGTTGTCCACCCTCTGTGGGAGACATGGGCAGACCTGGTGCACCCTGACGCCCAGGACATCCTGGACACACTGGAGGACAACAGGGAGTGGTACCAGAGCATGATCCCCCGCAGCCCGTCGCCCACCAGCCCCGAGGAGCACCACGTGGAGGTGATGCCAGGAGGAGGAACTGTTGGAGCAGGAGAGGCTGTCCCttcgggaggaggaggaggaggaggggacaaGTTCCAGTTTGAACTCActctggaggaagaagaggaggatgaggaggagttgGAGTCTGACCTGGAGAGCCCACTAGAGGAGGAGTCCCAGTCGGGTGGGGAGCGGCACCGGgactcctcctccccctctttgTCCCCAGACccccgcagcagcagcaggtaccGTCCCCCCTCGCCTCACCCGTCTCGGACCCTGAATCTGGCTGCCATGTCGGTGCGGAGCCCCCACAGGATGCTGGCCTCCGTGGGACGGGAGGGCGCCGACAGGGACAGAGAACTGAGCCAGGAGGGCGACGGGGTGGCGTGCCTACGCATGGGCACGTAA
- the pde4cb gene encoding 3',5'-cyclic-AMP phosphodiesterase 4C isoform X6 has product MESNVTTLSREGAGLAKPPKHLWRQPRTHIRIKQRFNSDNERYLCRNRTLEKLRPGLRKPRMSWPSPLRRFDVENGLSVGRSPLDAQTSPGSGLVLQTNFPHSQRRESFLYRSDSDFDLSPKTMSRNSSTASDLHGEDMIVTPFAQVLASLRTVRTNFAVLTHLQDRVTNKRATSSNQPSTCKPCLTEEPYQKLAVETLEELDWCLDQLETLQTRHSVGEMASNKFKRMLNRELTQLSETSRSGNQVSEFIANTFLEKQHDVEIQSPTSKEKEKKKRPMSQISGVKKVTQSPSLAPACIPRFGVSTPHESLLAKEVEDIDRWGLDIFKIAEFSGNRPLTVVMYSIFQERDLMKTFKIPDETFITLLMTLEDHYRADVAYHNNIHAADVVQSIHVLLSTPALEAVFTDLEIMAVLFASAIHDVDHPGVTNQFLINTSSELALMYNDASVLENHHLAVGFKLLQEDNCDIFQNLSKKQRESLRKMVIDMVLATDMSKHMNFLADMKTMVETKKVTSLGVLLLDNYSDRIQVLQNMIHCADLSNPTKPLELYRQWTDRIMEEFFTQGDRERDKGMEISPMCDKHNASVEKTQVGFIDYVVHPLWETWADLVHPDAQDILDTLEDNREWYQSMIPRSPSPTSPEEHHVEVMPGGGTVGAGEAVPSGGGGGGGDKFQFELTLEEEEEDEEELESDLESPLEEESQSGGERHRDSSSPSLSPDPRSSSRYRPPSPHPSRTLNLAAMSVRSPHRMLASVGREGADRDRELSQEGDGVACLRMGT; this is encoded by the exons tttTGATGTGGAGAATGGCCTGTCGGTGGGTCGCAGTCCGCTGGACGCCCAGACGAGCCCGGGTTCTGGTCTGGTACTTCAGACCAACTTCCCCCACAGTCAGCGCCGCGAGTCTTTCCTCTACCGCTCCGACTCCGACTTCGACCTGTCGCCCAAAACCATGTCCCGCAACTCGTCCACTGCCAGCGACCT GCACGGAGAAGACATGATAGTGACTCCATTTGCACAG GTTCTTGCCAGTCTACGAACAGTGAGAACTAACTTTGCTGTTCTAACACATCTGCAAGACCGTGTAACAAACAA GCGGGCGACTAGCAGCAACCAGCCGTCCACGTGTAAGCCATGTCTTACAG AGGAGCCCTACCAGAAGCTGGCGGTGGAGACACTGGAAGAGCTGGACTGGTGTCTGGACCAACTGGAGACGCTGCAGACGAGACACTCAGTCGGCGAGATGGCATCCAATAAG TTTAAGAGGATGCTGAACCGCGAGCTGACGCAGCTATCTGAGACAAGCCGCTCAGGGAATCAGGTGTCCGAGTTCATCGCCAACACCTTCCTAG AGAAACAACATGACGTGGAGATCCAGTCTCCAACTTctaaggagaaggagaagaagaagaggcccATGTCACAGATCAGTGGTGTGAAAAAGGTCACGCAGAGCCCCAGCTTAGCACCTGCCTGCATCCCCCGCTTTGGAGTCAGCACGCCACACGAGAGCCTGCTGGCCAAG GAGGTCGAGGACATTGATCGTTGGGGTCTGGATATATTCAAGATAGCAGAATTTTCCGGAAACCGCCCTCTGACGGTGGTCATGTACTCCATCTTCCAG GAGCGAGACCTCATGAAAACCTTTAAGATCCCAGATGAGACCTTCATCACCTTACTGATGACTTTGGAGGACCACTACCGCGCAGACGTAGCTTATCACAACAACATTCATGCAGCTGATGTGGTGCAGTCCATCCACGTCCTCCTGTCCACCCCCGCTCTAGAG GCGGTGTTCACAGACCTGGAGATCATGGCTGTTCTGTTTGCCAGCGCCATCCATGATGTCGACCACCCAGGAGTCACCAACCAGTTCTTAATAAACACCA GTTCAGAGCTAGCGCTGATGTACAACGATGCCTCAGTGCTGGAGAATCACCACCTCGCCGTGGGCTTCAAACTGCTGCAAGAAGACAACTGTGACATCTTCCAAAACCTCAGCAAGAAACAGAGAGAGTCCCTCCGGAAGATGGTCATCGACATG GTGCTTGCCACAGATATGTCCAAACACATGAACTTCTTGGCGGATATGAAGACAATGGTGGAGACCAAGAAGGTGACCAGTCTAGGAGTCCTGCTGCTGGACAACTACTCTGACCGCATCCAG GTTCTGCAGAACATGATCCACTGTGCCGACCTGAGCAACCCAACCAAACCACTGGAGCTCTACCGCCAGTGGACGGACCGCATCATGGAGGAGTTCTTCACCCAGGGAGACCGAGAGCGGGACAAAGGCATGGAGATCAGTCCCATGTGTGACAAACACAACGCCTCCGTAGAGAAGACCCAG GTGGGTTTTATCGACTATGTTGTCCACCCTCTGTGGGAGACATGGGCAGACCTGGTGCACCCTGACGCCCAGGACATCCTGGACACACTGGAGGACAACAGGGAGTGGTACCAGAGCATGATCCCCCGCAGCCCGTCGCCCACCAGCCCCGAGGAGCACCACGTGGAGGTGATGCCAGGAGGAGGAACTGTTGGAGCAGGAGAGGCTGTCCCttcgggaggaggaggaggaggaggggacaaGTTCCAGTTTGAACTCActctggaggaagaagaggaggatgaggaggagttgGAGTCTGACCTGGAGAGCCCACTAGAGGAGGAGTCCCAGTCGGGTGGGGAGCGGCACCGGgactcctcctccccctctttgTCCCCAGACccccgcagcagcagcaggtaccGTCCCCCCTCGCCTCACCCGTCTCGGACCCTGAATCTGGCTGCCATGTCGGTGCGGAGCCCCCACAGGATGCTGGCCTCCGTGGGACGGGAGGGCGCCGACAGGGACAGAGAACTGAGCCAGGAGGGCGACGGGGTGGCGTGCCTACGCATGGGCACGTAA